From the Leptotrichia sp. oral taxon 221 genome, one window contains:
- the purB gene encoding adenylosuccinate lyase — MADMSIYSNPLAERYSSKEMLHIFSPEFKFRTWRKLWINLAEAEKELGLDFITDEQIEELKKYKDDVDFEVAAEFEKKLRHDVMAHVHTYGEQAKNARKIIHLGATSAYVGDNTDLIQIKEGLLVIRKRLLVLIEKMRDFALQYKDLPTLGFTHFQAAQLTTVGKRSTLWLHSLLLDFEELEFRLENLRFRGVKGTTGTQASFKELFEGDFEKVKQLDELVTTKAGFGKKQGVSGQTYDRKVDAQILNLLSNIAQSSHKFTNDFRLLQHLKELEEPFEKNQIGSSAMAYKRNPMRSERISSLAKYVISSSQTGALVFATQWFERTLDDSASKRLSIPQAFLAVDAILIIWLNIMDGVVVYPKVIEANIQKELPFMATENIIMESVKKGMDRQEVHEIIRELSMEETKEIKLNGNPNRLIDRIIKDGRLGLKAEDMEGILVSANYTGFAGQQTEDFVKNEIDPILDKYKDEIVEDREELRV; from the coding sequence ATGGCAGATATGAGCATATATTCAAATCCGTTGGCGGAGAGATATTCAAGTAAGGAAATGTTGCATATTTTTTCACCAGAGTTTAAATTTAGAACTTGGAGAAAATTGTGGATAAATTTGGCAGAGGCGGAAAAAGAGCTTGGGCTTGATTTTATTACTGATGAACAAATTGAGGAACTAAAAAAATATAAAGATGATGTTGACTTTGAAGTTGCGGCTGAATTCGAGAAAAAATTGAGACATGATGTTATGGCTCATGTGCATACTTATGGGGAACAAGCTAAAAATGCAAGAAAAATTATTCATTTAGGAGCGACAAGTGCGTATGTAGGAGATAATACTGATTTGATTCAAATTAAGGAAGGGCTTTTAGTTATTAGAAAAAGACTGCTTGTCTTAATTGAAAAAATGAGAGATTTTGCGTTACAATACAAAGACTTGCCAACTTTAGGATTTACTCATTTCCAAGCGGCACAGCTTACTACTGTTGGAAAAAGATCGACTTTATGGCTTCATTCGTTGCTTCTTGATTTTGAAGAATTGGAATTTAGATTAGAAAACTTGAGATTTAGAGGAGTTAAAGGGACTACTGGGACTCAGGCTAGTTTTAAAGAATTGTTTGAAGGAGATTTTGAAAAAGTAAAACAGTTGGATGAATTGGTTACTACAAAAGCTGGATTTGGTAAAAAACAAGGTGTTTCAGGACAAACTTACGATAGAAAAGTGGACGCACAAATCTTGAATTTATTGTCAAATATTGCTCAATCTTCTCACAAATTTACAAACGATTTTAGATTGTTGCAACATTTGAAAGAATTGGAAGAACCATTTGAAAAAAATCAAATTGGGTCAAGTGCGATGGCATACAAGAGAAATCCAATGAGAAGTGAAAGAATTTCATCACTTGCAAAATATGTAATTTCAAGCTCACAAACAGGTGCGTTAGTTTTTGCAACGCAATGGTTTGAAAGAACATTGGATGATTCTGCAAGTAAGAGATTGTCTATTCCACAAGCATTCTTGGCGGTTGATGCAATTTTAATTATTTGGCTTAACATTATGGATGGAGTTGTTGTTTATCCAAAAGTAATTGAAGCTAATATTCAAAAGGAATTGCCGTTTATGGCGACTGAAAATATTATTATGGAATCAGTTAAAAAAGGAATGGACAGACAAGAAGTTCACGAAATTATTAGAGAACTTTCAATGGAAGAAACAAAAGAAATTAAATTAAATGGAAATCCTAACAGATTAATTGATAGAATTATAAAAGACGGTAGATTGGGACTTAAAGCAGAAGATATGGAAGGAATCTTAGTTTCTGCTAATTACACTGGATTTGCTGGACAACAAACTGAAGATTTCGTTAAGAATGAGATTGATCCGATTTTGGATAAGTATAAGGATGAGATCGTTGAGGATAGGGAAGAATTGAGAGTTTAA
- a CDS encoding lipopolysaccharide assembly protein LapB: protein MKSKILLIFSIFILSFNVFSNSNPNSNEKFKLAKSYLEQKEYVKAEKIYLELAKKKDVHAIYNLGYLYMEQGKIIEGEKYYKKAADMGYDDAMFNLAMFYDRQKNYDKEKFYLEKLAAKNQNDAIFQLAIIYRQEGNYQKADELYNRLLKEKYQESEVFYNLGVSCYYQKKYDEAEKYFLKAIELGNNDDPEYNLGILYKVQGKFAQAKKYLIPLAQKGKVDAMMNVGAIYRDEKDYSNAKKYYKMAMDRGSREAEVEYNTILILEEHGF, encoded by the coding sequence ATGAAAAGTAAAATATTATTAATTTTTTCAATTTTTATACTTTCTTTTAATGTTTTTTCAAATTCAAATCCAAATTCTAATGAGAAATTTAAATTGGCAAAATCATATTTGGAACAGAAAGAATATGTCAAAGCTGAAAAAATATATTTGGAATTGGCTAAAAAGAAAGATGTTCATGCGATATATAATTTAGGTTATCTTTATATGGAGCAAGGAAAAATAATAGAAGGCGAAAAGTATTATAAAAAGGCTGCTGATATGGGATATGATGATGCGATGTTTAATTTAGCAATGTTTTATGATAGACAAAAGAATTATGATAAAGAGAAATTTTATTTAGAAAAATTGGCTGCAAAAAATCAAAATGATGCAATATTTCAATTGGCAATTATTTACAGGCAAGAAGGAAATTATCAGAAGGCTGATGAACTTTATAATCGATTATTGAAAGAAAAATATCAAGAAAGCGAAGTTTTCTATAATTTAGGAGTTTCTTGCTACTATCAAAAAAAATACGATGAAGCAGAAAAATATTTTTTGAAGGCAATAGAACTTGGAAATAACGATGATCCTGAATATAATTTAGGAATTTTATATAAAGTTCAAGGAAAATTCGCACAAGCTAAAAAATATTTGATACCGCTTGCTCAAAAAGGTAAAGTAGATGCGATGATGAATGTGGGAGCAATTTATCGAGATGAAAAAGATTATAGCAATGCTAAAAAGTATTATAAAATGGCAATGGATAGAGGTTCACGAGAAGCGGAAGTAGAATATAATACTATATTGATATTGGAAGAACATGGTTTTTAA
- a CDS encoding sakacin A production response regulator, which translates to MTKKFNYKPLIEYTNYEGKKYVKPEKAGDLKEDMELFRKNGQNARKVFTEIAKALEEKTDGFHLQKVSSWMNQAQIARPYLWVFLRQDGDSDTESGIALRVFKNEKTKKIGISLEVSFVERKIGENTLENQNKVLEVPINEPLYYFVQFAKSKENCALDRFEGNEKNREKFLKNLENGEIRKVLVKFDVEEIERFESLDELVEEFLEGIRLLMPFYVVTH; encoded by the coding sequence ATGACAAAAAAATTTAACTACAAACCATTAATTGAATACACAAATTATGAAGGGAAAAAATATGTAAAACCTGAAAAAGCTGGAGATTTAAAAGAAGATATGGAACTTTTTAGAAAAAATGGACAAAATGCTAGAAAAGTTTTTACGGAAATTGCAAAGGCTTTGGAAGAAAAGACAGATGGATTTCATTTGCAGAAAGTTAGTAGCTGGATGAATCAGGCTCAGATTGCAAGACCTTATCTTTGGGTGTTTTTGCGACAAGATGGGGATAGTGATACTGAATCAGGGATTGCTTTGAGAGTTTTTAAAAATGAGAAGACTAAGAAAATTGGGATTTCGCTTGAAGTGAGTTTTGTTGAAAGAAAAATTGGGGAAAATACGCTTGAAAATCAGAATAAAGTTTTGGAAGTTCCGATTAATGAACCGCTTTATTATTTTGTGCAATTTGCGAAAAGTAAGGAAAACTGTGCTTTGGATAGATTTGAAGGAAATGAAAAAAATAGAGAGAAATTTCTTAAAAATTTGGAAAATGGGGAAATCAGGAAAGTTTTGGTTAAGTTTGATGTGGAAGAGATTGAAAGATTTGAGAGTTTGGATGAGCTTGTTGAGGAATTTTTGGAAGGAATTAGATTACTTATGCCGTTTTATGTTGTTACTCACTAA
- a CDS encoding DnaJ domain-containing protein, which translates to MNFDEAFKILEIEPTDDKKKIKIAYSKILKKYHPEEFPEMFMKINEAYRVVLEFEKFDFDEVKSESETAEKNDEDTEFFERVKKDFEENKENSFFGNFEDIFSEEKNENKFENIFSNKNNYENEKTFEKNKEKKENTNNFEKKEEQKKSISEWLEQFRKLIFSENRPLYEYDVLLSEYHYNFDEFEKRQIREILRKNNDWTNITDIEKKLLIYNLGDSNEQNNIVLEILGKNQRNSKMDNKILDEIAKEIKSKNIWQNEKGYDMFIQNYLNVMVFKVFGINIALYPFDVVGKDKNIFKYMLRRIGMHMIKDEYESKIKSSYRKINNSMKSFNNRNDENSKNNFKFVMMVMSSIMMVLYLIVISCLKFLAWMAAVLVIIYVIYIFKNVAMIGIILFTIIDWINIANEKDFKWSKKYGISSYLSILLISGIILIGKIIQTSDETSINLGYMPYLKLILQYIFFNAIIITKMIVTTNIRYNRLKDFSKQVLNTLDVFVLKKYQGGNKNGKNDWNRSGDNK; encoded by the coding sequence TTGAATTTTGATGAAGCGTTTAAAATACTGGAAATAGAACCGACAGATGATAAAAAGAAAATAAAAATTGCATATTCTAAAATATTAAAAAAATATCATCCTGAGGAGTTTCCTGAGATGTTTATGAAGATTAATGAAGCGTATAGAGTTGTTTTGGAGTTTGAAAAATTTGATTTTGATGAAGTGAAATCAGAGAGTGAGACGGCTGAGAAAAATGATGAAGATACAGAGTTTTTTGAAAGAGTGAAAAAGGATTTTGAAGAAAATAAAGAAAACTCTTTTTTTGGAAATTTTGAAGATATTTTTTCTGAAGAAAAGAATGAAAATAAATTTGAGAATATTTTTTCTAATAAAAACAATTATGAGAATGAAAAAACTTTTGAAAAAAATAAAGAGAAAAAAGAGAATACAAATAATTTTGAAAAAAAAGAAGAACAGAAAAAATCAATATCTGAGTGGTTGGAGCAATTTAGAAAACTTATTTTTTCAGAAAATCGTCCACTATATGAGTACGATGTACTTTTGTCTGAATATCATTATAATTTTGATGAATTTGAGAAGAGGCAAATTAGGGAAATTTTGAGGAAAAATAACGATTGGACCAATATAACTGATATTGAAAAAAAACTTTTGATTTATAATCTTGGTGATTCTAATGAACAAAATAACATTGTTTTAGAAATTTTAGGAAAAAATCAAAGAAATTCTAAAATGGATAATAAAATTTTAGATGAAATTGCAAAAGAAATTAAGAGTAAAAATATTTGGCAAAATGAAAAAGGATATGACATGTTTATCCAAAATTACTTAAATGTTATGGTTTTTAAGGTCTTTGGAATAAATATTGCGTTGTATCCTTTTGATGTAGTAGGCAAAGATAAAAATATTTTTAAATATATGTTGCGTAGAATCGGAATGCATATGATAAAAGATGAATATGAAAGTAAAATTAAAAGTTCGTATCGCAAAATTAATAATTCTATGAAAAGTTTTAATAACAGAAATGATGAAAACTCAAAAAATAATTTTAAATTTGTAATGATGGTAATGAGTTCAATAATGATGGTATTATATTTGATTGTGATAAGTTGCTTGAAATTTTTAGCTTGGATGGCAGCGGTATTAGTAATAATTTATGTTATTTATATATTTAAAAATGTGGCGATGATAGGAATTATTTTATTTACGATTATAGATTGGATTAATATTGCGAATGAAAAAGATTTTAAATGGAGTAAAAAATACGGAATATCTAGTTATCTGTCTATTTTATTAATTAGCGGAATAATTTTGATAGGGAAAATTATTCAGACTAGTGATGAAACATCAATAAATTTAGGCTATATGCCTTATTTGAAATTAATATTACAATATATATTTTTTAATGCAATTATAATCACAAAAATGATTGTAACTACAAATATTAGATATAATCGATTAAAAGATTTTTCAAAACAAGTATTAAATACATTAGATGTATTTGTCTTAAAAAAATATCAAGGAGGAAATAAAAATGGGAAGAATGATTGGAATAGATCTGGGGACAACAAATAG
- a CDS encoding Hsp70 family protein has product MGRMIGIDLGTTNSLATYIDDNGEIRFVKNEYGNILIPSVVGIDENNEITVGELAKERRMMNSGATASNFKRKMGTSARIKIKDKVFDAQMLSSIVLKHLKENAERQLNEKIDRAIISVPAYFNDKQRKDTKIAAELAGITVERLINEPTAAALSLGSYILDKNLKFLVLDLGGGTFDVTLLETFENIMEVISISGDTMLGGEDFTTKICEIFLRNIQKSVLDLSRDERVKLYTKADRAKKLISIKDVEIEMKIGETNYKTKITQKEFREAVKPLLVKIKNAIDKALQDGNTSAHEIEKVILVGGGVKLGIIEEFVEKYFNKMRGENTYLDSTNFVDGKKLVSIVQNPDTVVAYGVGVTVGMKERNKAFKERILTDVCPFTLGIEVIGERFAPIISRNATVPTSRSQFFSTTEDDQTVIRIAIYQGESLNIAENLFLGDFEINVPKNLAGRENVEVRFTYDINGILEVEATALSTGEKRNKLIINGEMSEEEKNERIKILEELKIQSENQYKDKLLIERANRIFSEIVNMEIRNRISSYLDNYSLIVRTGDKISIQKAKREFTNFLDKIDPEMNDLGIDDILLDINENEDEEIMEEDELEFWN; this is encoded by the coding sequence ATGGGAAGAATGATTGGAATAGATCTGGGGACAACAAATAGTTTAGCTACATATATTGATGATAATGGAGAAATACGATTTGTGAAAAATGAGTATGGAAATATTTTAATTCCGTCTGTTGTGGGAATTGATGAAAATAATGAGATAACTGTAGGAGAATTGGCGAAAGAGAGAAGGATGATGAACTCTGGAGCAACTGCAAGTAATTTTAAAAGAAAAATGGGAACAAGTGCGAGAATCAAAATAAAAGATAAAGTTTTTGATGCACAAATGCTTTCTTCGATTGTGTTGAAACATTTGAAGGAAAATGCAGAAAGACAGTTGAATGAAAAAATAGATAGAGCAATTATCAGTGTTCCAGCGTATTTTAATGATAAACAGAGAAAAGATACAAAAATAGCGGCAGAATTGGCAGGAATTACAGTAGAAAGACTTATAAATGAACCAACGGCTGCTGCTTTGTCACTAGGAAGTTATATTTTAGATAAAAATTTAAAATTTTTGGTGCTTGATTTGGGTGGTGGGACATTTGATGTTACTTTGCTCGAAACATTTGAAAATATTATGGAAGTGATTTCTATAAGCGGGGATACGATGCTTGGCGGGGAAGATTTTACTACAAAAATATGCGAAATTTTTTTGAGAAATATTCAGAAATCTGTATTGGATTTGAGTCGTGATGAAAGAGTAAAATTGTACACGAAGGCTGATAGAGCAAAAAAATTAATAAGTATAAAAGATGTAGAAATAGAAATGAAAATTGGAGAAACAAATTATAAAACGAAAATTACTCAGAAGGAATTTAGAGAAGCAGTGAAACCGTTACTTGTGAAAATAAAAAATGCGATAGACAAAGCATTGCAAGACGGAAATACGAGTGCTCACGAAATAGAAAAAGTAATTTTAGTTGGTGGAGGTGTAAAACTAGGTATTATTGAAGAGTTTGTAGAGAAATATTTTAACAAAATGCGTGGAGAAAATACATATTTAGATAGTACAAATTTTGTTGATGGAAAAAAACTTGTATCAATAGTTCAAAATCCAGATACGGTTGTGGCTTATGGAGTTGGAGTGACTGTTGGAATGAAGGAGAGAAATAAGGCGTTTAAGGAAAGAATTTTGACAGATGTGTGTCCATTTACGCTCGGAATTGAAGTAATTGGGGAAAGATTTGCGCCAATTATTTCTCGAAATGCAACAGTTCCTACAAGCAGATCCCAATTTTTTTCTACGACAGAAGATGATCAGACAGTGATAAGAATTGCGATTTATCAAGGAGAAAGTTTAAATATAGCTGAAAATTTATTTTTGGGAGATTTTGAAATAAATGTTCCAAAAAATTTGGCTGGGCGTGAAAATGTTGAAGTGAGATTTACTTATGATATAAATGGTATTTTGGAAGTGGAAGCAACTGCATTGAGTACAGGAGAAAAGAGAAATAAACTTATTATCAATGGAGAAATGTCAGAAGAGGAAAAAAATGAAAGAATTAAAATCTTGGAAGAATTGAAAATTCAATCAGAAAATCAATACAAAGATAAGTTGCTAATAGAAAGAGCAAATAGGATTTTTTCTGAAATTGTAAATATGGAAATCCGTAATCGTATTTCGTCTTATTTAGACAACTATAGTTTGATTGTTCGTACAGGTGATAAAATCAGCATTCAAAAGGCTAAAAGAGAATTTACCAATTTTCTTGATAAAATTGATCCTGAAATGAATGATTTAGGAATTGATGATATTTTGTTAGATATTAATGAGAATGAAGATGAAGAAATTATGGAAGAAGATGAACTGGAATTTTGGAATTAA
- a CDS encoding YwqG family protein, whose amino-acid sequence MSNLNKEIVNEILERIKGDFLQEIKENNVELNIKPLRHAKLLDREEISLTESKVGGFPYIPIGERAPMFYDEFSDCEDDEDDDEDGNETMALFAQINCEDLKGLENFPEKGLIQIYMQGDTDFEVYNEDDLKVIYYENIGEHYSEEELKEIYNPKFDCGDFPFGETLGREIGYALEFSSMYNISEISEEKQEKYLETTLEKMNLKLSEKEKEDIFLKVEDDIFYNFKWNEYIDKNMEIVDEKACGIDSRTHCGGYPDFFQGYDPREKEGEKEKYDTVLFQLGSDLSKDGDWRALIFDAGFVNFFINSEKLKNKDFSDIFVDVQCG is encoded by the coding sequence ATGTCAAATTTGAATAAAGAAATTGTTAATGAGATTTTAGAAAGAATAAAAGGGGATTTTTTGCAAGAAATTAAAGAAAATAATGTGGAACTTAATATTAAGCCACTTCGTCATGCAAAACTTTTGGATAGAGAAGAAATTTCTTTGACGGAGAGTAAAGTGGGAGGATTTCCGTATATTCCGATTGGAGAAAGAGCACCGATGTTTTATGATGAGTTTTCAGATTGTGAAGATGATGAGGATGACGATGAAGATGGAAATGAAACAATGGCTCTGTTTGCTCAAATTAATTGCGAGGATTTAAAAGGACTTGAAAATTTTCCTGAAAAGGGGCTTATTCAAATTTATATGCAAGGGGATACAGATTTTGAAGTTTATAATGAAGATGACTTGAAAGTAATCTATTATGAAAATATCGGAGAACATTATAGTGAAGAAGAATTGAAGGAGATTTATAATCCAAAATTTGATTGTGGAGATTTTCCTTTTGGAGAAACGCTTGGAAGAGAGATTGGGTATGCATTGGAATTTTCTTCGATGTATAATATTTCAGAGATAAGTGAGGAAAAGCAGGAAAAATATCTTGAGACAACTTTGGAAAAAATGAATTTAAAATTGTCGGAAAAAGAAAAGGAAGATATATTTTTAAAGGTAGAAGATGACATATTCTATAATTTTAAATGGAATGAGTATATTGACAAAAATATGGAAATAGTAGATGAAAAGGCGTGTGGAATTGATTCAAGAACGCATTGTGGCGGATATCCTGATTTTTTTCAAGGATATGACCCTAGAGAAAAGGAAGGAGAAAAAGAAAAATACGATACGGTTCTTTTTCAGTTAGGAAGTGATTTGTCTAAAGATGGAGATTGGCGAGCTTTAATTTTTGATGCTGGATTTGTGAACTTTTTTATTAATAGTGAAAAATTGAAAAATAAAGATTTTTCAGATATTTTTGTTGATGTTCAATGTGGTTAA
- a CDS encoding DKNYY domain-containing protein, whose product MKTKNLLKILILFILAGTIANAEYFKENGEVYYKMPYFEIKSKVKGADAKTLENVGEDNMEMAGFFGKDSTNAYFIGKKIKDVSPKGFEILDAKYVKDDKNLYKFETDSLSYFSSNEIKTKKVSIDGLDVKSFKVLENNKDSYFDYYVDKSNVYIDKDNLEKITGADRNSFEILGYSIARDKNNVYNKGEKLGNIDIASFKYFDNWIAKDKNRVFYMDERKDIKNVDAKTFERMGESYYFRDKNNVFALKNDYSDSNYNWVLEMSKNIDRSSFDILNTEFGKDKNGVYYFGEKIDGISSNNAKVVEELGDYDYIFQSGNDHYLVTVNEGNSYDKSDDNTKEKFKIKKINGLNIDYDTFKYFEMYDLYKDKNNFYYHSDNDLKKIKSGIDVKSAEKIIELRDFIKDKNNIYYFSDGKLEKVNLKIDVNNLEYLDDGNSVFSSYLRDGKNVYFVNDEDGKIKIVKNVDKNTFKVVNGNYGVDSKNVYYLGEKLAFVGLDGLKIFNEGYLKDKKNVYEISVNDNDEVKVKPIKNLNIDVATFEDIFGGLSYKDKNAVYYAEDNDGDVSLKILQGADPATFEFGIISKDKNSIFIGNQKLEGVSSKGFEILDDMFNFVKDYKNVYYLDRESDGINEITYKVKVLDTKGVDIPSLEFFGDSYNKYFKDKDNIYFLNDKDNKMEFEKLAGANPKTFEIVDDYFARDDKNLYIFEYKVDGIDPKTFEALNYEMIKDKNGVYFLENISEENENSEIKTKKLNLKGLDLRSFKKVNDSDYYFKDKNSIYYEDSGNLHKIENADLKTFKDLDYNFAKDKNNIYYKNKKLDGIDAASFEKIVFNFIKDKNRLYKIDEDEEKNEIKLIPINEKVNLENFEEIGGNYYKDDKNLYYFEENEFKKIDGSDPNSFEYDNENYTFIAKDKNNVYFDGEKVKGIDVKSAEGIDGLWIKDKNSVFYRGKKLEKISSNNFNYFDGGMSYDIILVDKNGAYKLLENENQKDKIIPLDSKNIDLKTLERIESPMDSSNYFKDKNGVYFLNGEKFVKINGADIDTFEVTMSGKYGKDKNNVYFEGKKMEGENPKKFEEEMEIK is encoded by the coding sequence ATGAAAACAAAAAATCTATTAAAAATATTGATTTTATTTATTTTAGCGGGAACTATCGCAAATGCTGAGTATTTTAAGGAAAATGGAGAAGTTTATTATAAAATGCCATATTTTGAAATTAAGTCGAAAGTGAAAGGTGCGGATGCGAAGACTTTGGAGAATGTTGGAGAAGACAATATGGAAATGGCTGGCTTTTTTGGAAAAGATAGCACGAATGCTTATTTCATTGGGAAAAAGATAAAAGATGTTTCACCTAAAGGATTTGAGATTTTGGATGCCAAATATGTAAAAGATGATAAAAACTTGTACAAATTTGAAACTGATTCGCTTTCTTATTTTTCAAGTAATGAAATAAAAACGAAAAAAGTTTCGATTGATGGACTTGATGTGAAAAGTTTTAAGGTTTTAGAGAATAATAAAGATTCCTACTTTGACTATTATGTAGATAAAAGCAATGTTTATATTGATAAAGATAATTTGGAAAAAATAACAGGAGCGGATAGAAATTCTTTTGAAATTTTAGGGTATTCTATTGCTAGAGATAAAAATAATGTCTATAATAAAGGGGAAAAATTAGGAAATATAGATATTGCGAGTTTTAAATATTTTGATAATTGGATAGCGAAAGATAAGAATAGAGTTTTTTATATGGATGAGCGTAAAGATATTAAAAATGTGGATGCGAAGACTTTTGAAAGAATGGGAGAGAGTTACTATTTTAGGGATAAAAATAATGTTTTTGCTTTAAAAAATGATTATTCTGACTCTAATTATAATTGGGTTTTGGAAATGTCGAAAAATATTGATAGAAGTAGTTTTGATATTTTGAATACTGAATTTGGGAAAGATAAAAATGGCGTTTACTATTTTGGAGAAAAAATAGATGGAATTTCTTCGAATAATGCTAAAGTTGTTGAAGAATTAGGAGATTACGATTATATTTTTCAAAGTGGCAATGATCATTACTTGGTGACTGTAAATGAAGGAAATTCATATGACAAGTCAGATGATAATACAAAAGAAAAATTTAAAATAAAGAAAATAAATGGTTTGAATATTGATTATGACACATTTAAATATTTTGAAATGTACGATTTGTATAAAGATAAAAATAATTTTTATTATCATTCAGATAATGACTTAAAAAAAATTAAAAGTGGCATTGATGTTAAAAGTGCTGAAAAAATAATTGAATTGCGTGATTTTATAAAGGATAAAAATAATATTTATTATTTTTCTGATGGAAAACTTGAGAAAGTTAATTTGAAAATTGATGTAAATAATTTGGAATATTTGGATGATGGAAATTCTGTTTTTAGTAGTTATTTGAGAGATGGGAAAAATGTTTACTTTGTGAATGATGAAGATGGGAAAATAAAAATTGTGAAAAATGTTGATAAAAACACATTTAAAGTTGTAAACGGAAATTATGGAGTGGATAGTAAAAATGTTTATTACTTGGGAGAAAAACTGGCTTTTGTAGGATTAGATGGTCTTAAAATCTTTAACGAGGGTTATTTGAAAGATAAGAAAAATGTTTATGAAATTTCTGTAAATGATAATGATGAAGTGAAAGTAAAACCGATTAAAAATCTTAATATTGATGTGGCAACTTTTGAAGATATTTTCGGTGGATTAAGTTACAAAGATAAAAATGCTGTTTATTATGCAGAAGATAATGATGGAGATGTTTCTTTAAAAATACTGCAAGGAGCAGATCCGGCTACATTTGAGTTTGGAATTATTTCAAAAGATAAAAATAGTATTTTTATTGGAAATCAAAAGTTGGAAGGCGTGAGTTCTAAAGGGTTTGAAATATTGGATGATATGTTTAATTTTGTGAAAGATTATAAGAATGTTTACTATTTGGATAGAGAAAGTGATGGAATTAATGAAATTACTTATAAAGTGAAAGTTTTAGATACAAAAGGAGTTGACATTCCAAGTTTAGAATTTTTTGGAGATTCTTATAACAAATATTTTAAAGATAAAGATAATATATATTTTTTGAATGATAAAGATAATAAAATGGAATTTGAAAAATTGGCTGGTGCGAATCCGAAAACATTTGAAATTGTTGACGATTATTTTGCAAGAGATGATAAAAATCTTTATATTTTTGAGTACAAAGTGGATGGAATTGATCCAAAGACATTTGAAGCATTGAACTATGAAATGATAAAAGATAAAAATGGAGTGTACTTTTTGGAAAATATTTCAGAAGAAAATGAAAATTCAGAAATAAAAACTAAAAAGTTGAACTTAAAAGGATTGGATTTGAGAAGTTTTAAAAAAGTTAATGATAGCGATTATTATTTTAAAGATAAAAATAGTATTTACTACGAGGATTCTGGAAATTTACATAAAATAGAAAATGCTGACTTAAAAACATTCAAAGACTTGGATTATAATTTTGCGAAAGATAAAAATAATATTTATTATAAAAATAAAAAATTGGATGGAATCGATGCTGCAAGTTTTGAAAAAATAGTATTTAATTTTATAAAGGATAAAAACAGACTTTATAAAATTGACGAAGATGAAGAAAAAAATGAGATAAAATTAATTCCAATCAACGAAAAAGTCAATCTTGAAAATTTTGAAGAAATAGGCGGAAATTATTATAAAGACGATAAAAATCTTTATTATTTTGAAGAAAATGAGTTTAAGAAAATAGATGGATCAGATCCAAATTCATTTGAATATGACAACGAAAATTATACTTTTATTGCAAAAGACAAAAATAATGTTTACTTTGACGGAGAAAAAGTGAAAGGAATAGATGTTAAGAGTGCTGAAGGAATAGACGGGCTTTGGATAAAAGATAAAAATAGTGTGTTTTATCGAGGGAAGAAATTGGAGAAAATCAGTTCAAATAACTTTAACTATTTTGATGGCGGAATGTCGTATGATATAATTTTAGTTGACAAAAACGGAGCTTACAAATTGTTGGAAAATGAAAATCAAAAAGATAAAATAATTCCACTTGATAGCAAAAATATTGACTTAAAAACTCTTGAAAGAATTGAATCTCCAATGGATAGTTCTAATTATTTTAAAGATAAAAATGGAGTTTATTTTTTGAATGGAGAAAAATTCGTGAAAATAAATGGAGCGGATATAGATACTTTTGAAGTGACAATGAGTGGAAAATATGGGAAAGATAAGAATAATGTTTATTTTGAAGGGAAGAAAATGGAAGGGGAGAATCCGAAGAAGTTTGAGGAGGAGATGGAGATTAAATAA